In a single window of the Nilaparvata lugens isolate BPH chromosome 1, ASM1435652v1, whole genome shotgun sequence genome:
- the LOC111050538 gene encoding homeobox protein Nkx-2.4, producing the protein MLSSHTIAYQQLDYHNGFSRPPDSCQSSQTHFSIRDILNLVGQCTEESGGVSMLEASLFPDDPQNQAGFWYETVPRVEKTVEGFTSWEHAEAGYYVEQFPFGSTGVKLNQLPSHMSPSQVPSQMSPSHHVESCRDRSQVPSQLPCEGQMAMTGMTSRHVHSLSHLSPPFNDSDATSHQPKPNVLAQLPKARKVTSNKPKSRSKRKPRILFTQSQVFELEHRFKQQRYLSAPEREQMAQSINLSPTQVKIWFQNRRYKSKRMRGFADHDFCALSMNGRGRHKFKANHTANYDSSTALLYQSVSVKPQSFPVNGQSFPAQLGFNQQAM; encoded by the exons ATGCTGTCAAGTCACACAATCGCCTACCAACAGCTGGACTACCACAACGGCTTCAGTCGTCCGCCGGACTCCTGTCAATCGAGTCAGACTCACTTCTCCATCAGGGACATCCTGAACCTGGTGGGCCAATGCACAGAGGAGAGCGGAGGAGTCAGCATGCTGGAGGCATCTCTGTTTCCGGACGATCCCCAAAACCAAGCAGGGTTCTGGTACGAGACTGTGCCGAGAGTCGAGAAAACAGTGGAAGGTTTCACTTCCTGGGAGCATGCTGAGGCTGGATACTATGTGGAGCAGTTCCCGTTCGGGTCGACTGGAGTCAAGTTGAATCAGTTGCCGAGTCATATGTCTCCCAGTCAAGTGCCGAGTCAGATGTCTCCGAGTCATCATGTCGAGTCATGTCGGGACCGGAGTCAGGTACCGAGTCAACTACCCTGCGAGGGTCAAATGGCCATGACCGGTATGACGTCACGCCATGTTCATAGTCTGAGTCACTTGTCGCCTCCCTTCAACGACTCAGATGCCACCAGCCATCAGCCAA aacCCAACGTCCTAGCACAACTACCAAAAGCTAGAAAGGTCACATCTAACAAGCCCAAATCAAGATCCAAAAGGAAACCCAGGATCTTATTCACACAG TCACAAGTGTTCGAGTTGGAGCACAGATTCAAACAGCAGCGCTATCTGTCAGCACCAGAGCGAGAGCAGATGGCGCAGTCCATCAACCTGTCTCCTACTCAGGTGAAAATCTGGTTCCAGAACAGACGCTACAAGAGTAAGCGAATGAGAGGCTTTGCAGACCACGATTTCTGTGCTCTGTCGATGAACGGAAGAGGTAGACATAAGTTCAAGGCAAATCACACCGCTAATTATGATAGTAGTACTGCATTGTTATATCAGTCAGTATCAGTGAAACCTCAGAGCTTCCCTGTTAACGGGCAGAGCTTTCCAGCTCAGCTGGGCTTCAACCAACAGGCTATGTGA